One window from the genome of Roseomonas haemaphysalidis encodes:
- a CDS encoding ferredoxin--NADP reductase, whose protein sequence is MNAETRPPLTASHPAYFTETVETVHHWTDRLFSFRCSRNPTLRFSAGQFVMLGLMVEGKPLVRAYSVASAAFDEHLEFLSIKVPDGPLTSRLQHVRPGDQVLVGKKSVGTLVPDALLPGRTLWLYGTGTGLAPFLSLIREPEVYDRFDKVVLLHGVREVKELAYRDYIERELPADEFLGEMVAPKLVYYPTVTREPFRNQGRVTDLIRSGKLFDDLNLPAFNPEHDRVMLCGSPEMLAESKALLEGMGFDEGANSRPGHYVIEKAFVEK, encoded by the coding sequence ATGAATGCCGAGACCCGCCCGCCGCTGACCGCCAGCCATCCCGCCTATTTCACCGAAACGGTGGAAACGGTGCATCACTGGACCGACCGGCTGTTCAGCTTCCGCTGCAGCCGCAACCCCACGCTGCGCTTTTCCGCCGGCCAGTTCGTCATGCTCGGGCTGATGGTGGAGGGCAAGCCGCTGGTGCGGGCCTATTCCGTGGCCTCGGCCGCCTTTGACGAGCACCTGGAGTTCCTGTCCATCAAGGTGCCGGACGGGCCGCTGACCAGCCGGCTGCAGCATGTGCGCCCGGGGGACCAGGTGCTGGTCGGCAAGAAGTCCGTGGGCACCCTGGTGCCGGACGCGCTGCTGCCCGGCAGGACGCTGTGGCTGTACGGCACCGGCACCGGCCTTGCGCCCTTTCTGTCGCTGATCCGCGAACCCGAGGTCTACGACCGTTTCGACAAGGTGGTGCTGCTGCACGGCGTGCGGGAAGTGAAGGAGCTGGCCTACCGCGACTACATCGAGCGCGAGCTGCCGGCCGACGAGTTCCTGGGCGAGATGGTCGCCCCCAAGCTGGTCTACTACCCGACCGTGACGCGCGAGCCCTTCCGCAACCAGGGGCGCGTCACGGACCTGATCCGCTCTGGCAAGCTGTTCGACGACCTGAACCTGCCGGCCTTCAACCCGGAGCACGACCGCGTCATGCTGTGCGGCAGCCCGGAGATGCTGGCCGAAAGCAAGGCGCTGCTGGAAGGCATGGGCTTTGACGAGGGCGCCAACAGCCGCCCGGGCCACTACGTGATCGAAAAGGCCTTCGTGGAGAAATGA